In a genomic window of Acropora muricata isolate sample 2 chromosome 2, ASM3666990v1, whole genome shotgun sequence:
- the LOC136908898 gene encoding mediator of RNA polymerase II transcription subunit 29-like: protein MVCLHIQVSKMATTMSGGNSESENIAKAMKIVKENLAVVMKSANAAISQNSEVDLGTKSVEGSSNKLEKSLEDFYHACDQLKLNLEVIRETEKQAQLSMKYTPRLVQNNSKSDNTTGTQTYTDYLSTVRTQIATAKELKDMLSEFCSAQLS, encoded by the exons ATGGTTTGTTTGCATATCCAAGTGTCCAAGATGGCGACGACCAtgtctggtggaaattctgaatCGGAGAACATCGCGAAAGCGATGAAAATTGTTAAGGAAAATCTCGCG GTTGTTATGAAATCAGCAAATGCTGCTATCAGTCAAAATTCAGAAGTTGATCTTGGAAC GAAATCAGTTGAAGGTTCTAGCAACAAGCTGGAGAAGAGTTTGGAAGATTTTTACCATGCTTGTGACCAACTGAAACTTAATTTG GAAGTGATTAGGGAAACAGAAAAACAAGCACAGCTCAGTATGAAGTACACACCAAGACTTGTGCAAAATAACAGTAAATCAGATAACACCACAGGAACACAGACATACACTGATTATCTGTCAACTGTCCGCACGCAGATAGCAACTGCCAAAGAGTTGAAAGATATGCTCTCAGAATTCTGCTCAGCTCAACTCTCTTAA